AAGTTATTTTTACAGAATTTACTTCTACAAATGGTTTGTGTCATGAAAAAGGTCGCCCCAATGTAATCAGTCGATTGGAAGTGAATGATAGCGAGCGAATTTTGCTGCAGGAAAAGAATGTGAAATTAGTCGCGCAAATTTGGGGACCCGATCCTGAAAATCATTTTAAGTCTGCCAAAATAGTTTCTGACATGGGATTTGAGGGCATTGATATCAATATGGGCTGCCCCATTAAAAAAATAGTAAAACAAGGAGGATGCTCGGCCTTAATTGCCAATCCAGAATTAGCTGGAGAAATTATTCAGGCTACTCAGGAAGGAAGTAGTTTACCTGTAAGTGTAAAAACCCGTATAGGTTTAAACAAAGTAATTACAGAAGAATGGATTTCTCATTTGCTCAAATATAATCTGGCTGCACTAACTGTGCATGGAAGAACACAAAAAATGCAATCGGAAGGCTTGGCCGATTGGAATGAAATTGCAAAAGCAGTTCAACTTAGAAATGAAATTGCTCCCGAAACTCTTATTTTTGGTAATGGAGATGTGATGAGTGCTGAAGAAGGTTTAGCAAAATGTGAAACACATCAATTGGATGGTGTGATGATTGGACGTGGTATTTTTAAAACACCTTGGTTTTTCAATGCAAATGTTCAGGATCCATCCATCAAGGAAAGCTTAGATGTGCTTTGGCGACATGTGAGCTTGTTTACTAAAACATGGGAAGGACGCAGGAATTTTGCCATTCAAAAACGATTT
The sequence above is drawn from the Bacteroidota bacterium genome and encodes:
- a CDS encoding tRNA-dihydrouridine synthase, with protein sequence MSNFWKDIKKPVFSLAPMEDVTDTSFREIVLALSDPEYLQVIFTEFTSTNGLCHEKGRPNVISRLEVNDSERILLQEKNVKLVAQIWGPDPENHFKSAKIVSDMGFEGIDINMGCPIKKIVKQGGCSALIANPELAGEIIQATQEGSSLPVSVKTRIGLNKVITEEWISHLLKYNLAALTVHGRTQKMQSEGLADWNEIAKAVQLRNEIAPETLIFGNGDVMSAEEGLAKCETHQLDGVMIGRGIFKTPWFFNANVQDPSIKESLDVLWRHVSLFTKTWEGRRNFAIQKRFFKIYINNFKGAAELRASLMETNNIDEVEKVIEQYREQNQV